The following proteins are co-located in the Amblyraja radiata isolate CabotCenter1 unplaced genomic scaffold, sAmbRad1.1.pri S62, whole genome shotgun sequence genome:
- the LOC116969480 gene encoding CD276 antigen homolog, whose amino-acid sequence METFFTQVTDILLKRYTLYRPSTGHSELHLVCYSNGRNYSRAEWFWSPHHLQQWKSIASAERSQPIIINVNGSNFVNRLVTSGKLFDGKDFNVRIVPVVFQDAGVYTCYLEQNLFRTIDLITVKVTAEPSDAVTEGDNVTLTCSVSNVIGSMRLVWINGDGKRVGEKTLTVEEKSPSLVIQKAERGRGNWKCVLFDQHLPRLFVPYYQKDSRSLDISSFTDIRIIIVLGYLVIKLAVALGLICCSWRMNRSCRNPREVTGNVTNNSNEAVAMQTLNSDPDLRDQNE is encoded by the exons atggaaacattcttcacacaagtaacggACATTTTACT GAAGAGATACACACTTTACCGCCCCAGCACcggtcacagtgaacttcacctggTTTGTTATAGTAATGGTCGTAACTATTCCCGTGCTGAGTGGTTCTGGTCACCTCATCACCTTCAACAGTGGAAATCAATAGCATCTGCAGAACGTTCTCAGCCCATCATCATCAATGTCAATGGGTCCAACTTCGTGAATCGACTGGTGACCTCAGGGAAACTCTTCGATGGCAAGGATTTCAATGTGAGGATTGTCCCCGTTGTGTTTCAAGATGCCGGAGTTTACACCTGTTATCTGGAACAAAATCTATTTCGCACCATTGATctaatcacagtgaaag tcacagctgaaccgtctgatgcagtgactgagggagacaacgttaccctgacctgctctgtgtctAACGTCATTGGgtcaatgagactggtttggatcaatggcGATGGCAAACGTGTTGGAGAAAAGACACTGACTGTGGAAGAGAAATCACCGAGTCtggttattcagaaagctgagagaggcagagggaactggaAATGTGTTTTGTTTGATCAACACCTGCCCCGGCTTTTTGTCCCGTACTATCAGAAGGACAGTA GATCATTAGACATTTCGTCCTTCACAGACATTAGGATCATCATAGTTCTGGGCTACTTGGTGATTAAACTGGCCGTTGCTCTTGGACTAATTTGCTGCTCGTGGAGGATGAACAGG AGCTGCAGAAATCCACGGGAAGTTACAGGAAATGTCACAAACAATTCAAACGAAGCTGTGGCAATGCA